The Macaca fascicularis isolate 582-1 chromosome 1, T2T-MFA8v1.1 genome includes a window with the following:
- the LOC102140817 gene encoding H2B.U histone 2, which yields MPEPSRAAPAPKKGSKKAITKAQKKDGKKRKRGRKESYSIYVYKVLKQVHPDTGISSKAMGIMNSFVNDIFERIASEASRLAHYNKRSTITSREVQTAVRLLLPGELAKHAVSEGTKAVTKYTSSK from the coding sequence ATGCCGGAGCCATCGCGGGCGGCTCCGGCTCCCAAAAAGGGCTCCAAGAAGGCCATCACCAAGGCGCAGAAGAAGGACGGCAAGAAGCGCAAACGCGGCCGCAAGGAGAGCTATTCTATCTACGTGTACAAGGTGCTGAAGCAGGTGCACCCCGACACCGGCATCTCGTCCAAGGCCATGGGCATCATGAACTCCTTCGTCAATGATATCTTCGAGCGCATCGCCAGCGAGGCCTCCCGTCTGGCGCACTACAACAAGCGCTCCACCATCACGTCCCGCGAAGTGCAGACGGCCGTGCGCCTACTGCTGCCGGGCGAGCTGGCCAAGCACGCCGTGTCCGAGGGCACCAAGGCTGTCACCAAGTACACCAGCTCCAAGTGA
- the H3-4 gene encoding histone H3.1t: MARTKQTARKSTGGKAPRKQLATKVARKSAPATGGVKKPHRYRPGTVALREIRRYQKSTELLIRKLPFQRLVREIAQDFKTDLRFQSSAVMALQEACESYLVGLFEDTNLCAIHAKRVTIMPKDIQLARRIRGERA, translated from the coding sequence ATGGCCCGAACCAAGCAGACTGCGCGCAAGTCGACGGGTGGCAAGGCGCCACGCAAGCAGCTGGCCACTAAGGTGGCTCGCAAGAGCGCACCCGCCACTGGCGGCGTGAAGAAGCCGCACCGCTACCGACCTGGCACAGTGGCGCTTCGCGAGATCCGCCGCTACCAGAAGTCCACTGAGCTGCTAATCCGCAAGCTGCCCTTCCAGCGGCTGGTGCGCGAGATCGCTCAGGACTTTAAGACCGACCTGCGCTTCCAGAGCTCGGCCGTGATGGCGCTGCAGGAGGCGTGCGAGTCTTACCTGGTTGGGCTGTTCGAGGACACCAACCTGTGTGCCATCCACGCCAAACGGGTCACCATCATGCCCAAGGACATCCAGCTGGCACGCCGTATCCGTGGGGAGCGGGCCTAG
- the H2BC26 gene encoding histone H2B type 3-B, translated as MPDPSKSAPAPKKGSKKAVTKAQKKDGKKRKRGRKESYSIYVYKVLKQVHPDTGISSKAMGIMNSFVNDIFERIASEASRLAHYNKRSTITSREVQTAVRLLLPGELAKHAVSEGTKAVTKYTSSK; from the coding sequence ATGCCAGACCCGTCCAAATCGGCTCCTGCGCCCAAGAAGGGTTCTAAAAAGGCCGTCACCAAGGCGCAGAAGAAGGACGGCAAGAAGCGCAAACGCGGCCGCAAGGAGAGCTATTCTATCTATGTGTACAAGGTGCTGAAGCAGGTGCACCCCGACACCGGCATCTCGTCCAAGGCCATGGGCATCATGAACTCCTTCGTCAATGATATCTTCGAGCGCATCGCCAGCGAGGCCTCCCGTCTGGCGCACTACAACAAGCGCTCCACCATCACGTCCCGCGAAGTGCAGACGGCCGTGCGCCTGCTGCTGCCGGGCGAGCTGGCCAAGCACGCTGTGTCCGAGGGCACCAAGGCTGTCACCAAGTACACCAGCTCCAAGTGA
- the H2AC25 gene encoding histone H2A type 3 yields MSGRGKQGGKARAKAKSRSSRAGLQFPVGRVHRLLRKGNYSERVGAGAPVYLAAVLEYLTAEILELAGNAARDNKKTRIIPRHLQLAIRNDEELNKLLGRVTIAQGGVLPNIQAVLLPKKTESHHKAKGK; encoded by the coding sequence ATGTCTGGTCGCGGTAAGCAGGGCGGCAAGGCGCGCGCCAAGGCCAAGTCGCGCTCATCGCGCGCGGGGCTGCAGTTCCCCGTGGGCCGAGTGCACCGGTTGCTCCGCAAGGGCAATTATTCCGAGCGCGTGGGGGCCGGCGCCCCGGTCTATCTGGCCGCGGTGCTGGAGTACCTGACCGCCGAGATTCTGGAGCTTGCCGGCAACGCGGCGCGCGACAACAAGAAGACGCGCATCATCCCGCGCCACCTGCAGCTTGCCATCCGCAACGACGAGGAGCTCAACAAGCTGCTGGGCCGCGTGACCATCGCGCAGGGCGGCGTCCTGCCCAACATCCAGGCCGTGCTGCTGCCCAAGAAGACGGAGAGCCACCACAAGGCCAAGGGCAAGTGA